The Magnolia sinica isolate HGM2019 chromosome 3, MsV1, whole genome shotgun sequence genome includes the window tgaagcTCACGGTAGTCTTCTTCgaactgaaggtgtggaggcattatctctatggggttaggtttaagttcttctctgaccataagagcttaaagtaccattctctcagtctgagcagaatatgaggcagaggcattagatggagctcctgaaggattatgattttgatctccagtaccacccaggcaaggcaaacgtggtggtggatgccctcagccatcagccacaaggcctggtggtagacatgatgattcaggagtggaggatactCAAGGATATAATAGGGTATGACTTcggtttggtctgcagtcttctatcgttcagctatcgagcctatcgattcaaccctctcttgctgcaagggtgatcgaggcctAGTAGACAGACAAGTCATTATAGGGTTACTGAGTAGAGGCCACATCCAAAGAGCAAGCAGATTGATAGATTGGTTCaaatggtggactttgcttcaaaggccgattatatgtcccggatattcctgagttgcacagagatcttatggcCGAGACACATCAATcacagttttctatccaccctggctcgacgaagatgtatcgagatatgagatGACAGGATTTTTGAGCGGGGATGAAGTGTCaaatcgctagttttgtggccgagtgtgacacatgtcagcatgtcaaggctgatcatcaaagaccccctattccattacagccgttgagcatcccgatgtggaagtgggagcacatgtcgatagatttcatcatgggcttgccaaggactcagcgcggtcatgacaccatATGGATTGTCGTGGATCACCTgatgaagtcgacacattttcttatgatttaTGTGACTTGCTCTTTGAACTAGCTTACAAAATtattcattaaggagattgtgAAATTGTACGACATTCTAGTCTCGATCATTTATaaccgagacctgaggttcacgtctcagttttgggggagctttcaaatTGCAATGGGATCTATTTTGtaactcagcaccgcgtatcatccgcagactgatggacagaccgagagggtcaatcagattcttgaggatatacttcgggcctgcgtgattgacttcgagggTAGCAGGGATGAGTATTTGCTGGtagagtttgcatacaacaacaactatcaggcgaccattggaatgactccttttgaggcactatatggcagaccatgcagatctctgagttgttggaccgaggtcggagagtACCGTCTCTTAaatcccgagcttgtgtagcagagatcagaggctatcgatatcatcaggcagaagaTTCGCaaagctcagagccggcagaagagttttgttgatcactAGTGTCGTCCCTTGAAGTTCGCAGTTAGGGGCAGAGTATACTCAAGGTCTAACCCATGAAGGGCGTACttcaatttggagcgaagggcaagcttgccctaagattcataagaccttttaaGATCACTAAGTGCATTGGtgtcatggcctatcggcttgccttgccatcttagttgtctggtATCGACAATGTTTTCTATGTCTTTATGCTGAGGAAGCGTGGCTCAAACATCGTTTCTATTATTGATTGTCAGCCGCTAGAGGTTCGCGAAGACACTTCTTCCATTGAGCAGtcagtttgtatccttgatcggaaggagcaggtcctccgaaccaaggtcattcccttggtgaagtgcagtggggtcaccattttattgatgaggcatcttgggagcgcgaggctgagattcgagagcactatccccatctctttgataattgattatatgttgtatcttatatgttgtctctgattttatatgataatgttatgtttcctcttctttatgagttatgtttagttgtgatgattatgtaaattttgaggataaaatttttattaggaggggagagttgtaaggcctgtattatagtccataccattccacaggctttcgcagtcctcttggttgaattccggtgacccgcgacctataatcggtgtttacacgcaaccctaagtcacatcccaaaGATCTATatcggctcgacttgaaacttgtatcctaaCGGCCATGCCATCGCCATGTCTCGCACCTCgttgtgatacccaggccaaaagatgtgggctcgcattgattttgaggaaaacgtcgtgcgtgcgaattccaagagaatctctacaacctatcccattaatcaatccatcaatcaagtacacaccctatcataAGTACAAGAAACCCATCCCctctttccctaagtcaactctctctctctctctctctctctctctccacccatccctttctttcaactccatcactccacccatcacccttcacccatcactccatctcttttcatcccatcacttctctctctctctctctatcatttctctcttctctctcaagCTCTCAAGGAGAGCAtctaacgtccaagcttcccaagcctaacccaagtgtggcccacttccctaccccaatctccGATCTTAGTCAtctaatcttcatcatcctccatcaagatcgaagccaaggagcctaAGAGTTCAAGGAGTTAAAGAAGAAggtcgataggtgggtgatccaccgttgatttccatttaagggcccacttatgttgggacccattttgatgtatgtgtgtgatcaaAGAGAGGCctataatggcggggtccctctgttacgccgtctctctctctctctctgtctctctccctctctctctcttcttttaggtggtgatgatgatgtgagtggcccacctgtGGCGTATGtattaatccataccgtccactttGGGATgtatggaccctaccatgatgaatggattagatccacaccgtccatcagtgagCCACATGTACATGGGGCCACCTCAGTGTATGTGgctggtgggccatgtgtacgTGGACCCTACGTTGATGAATGTATTACATCCATACATGGGACGTGCTGGACTGTGTAAAGAGAAAGCACAACagtcatttaaaaaaaagaatatatataatatatatataataatgtatgtgatatatatatatatatcatatatatatatatgtgatggtgggccccacatgggaatcCACCGCTGGAGAAGTTGATTGGTTGGTCCaccacaccagctacatagctagtgtattgacgtcaccaatcCCTGATGGtcccatctagaccgtccatctggacggtggcctgGCCACACACCGACTATATAGCTGATGACGTCAGTTAGCCCTGTGGGCccctcgtgatgtatatgttgtatcccagccatccatcatttggacggCCGGCCCCAACAGTGTGGCTGCTATGCTGGAAagatgtcaacaagttctatgggtctagcatgatgtatgtgttacatccaaaccatccatccaattggtgagcccgtcttaaggcttgaggttaaaaataagatagatctattaggtggaccacactacagaaaatagcaGAGGagtgaacgcttaccattgaaacccttttgggagcacaggggttttggatcattatgaaatttgtttttcctcttaattcaagttgttgtgaccttatgaacagattggatggaaaataaatgttacggtggcccTATGAGGTTTCTTGAAATAGTCGTCAATGAAGttgacaaaccatgacgaccctccattAAAAAGCATAAGCACAGACCACAggcccatacatcagaatgcacataataaaAATTTCTCATACAAACATGTTTACCATATTTAAAAGACAACCTtgactgtttaccatatatacaatacttacatatattaaaatcaatatttttaaaaattggaaTTAAATAAGGGTCAGAAAGTACTTTCATGCCttgcttgctcatgtggcccaaacatgcatgccacatacgttCAGATATGGAATCTGATATAGATGTTGCAGCTCCATCCGATGGAGTGCtaccgatcaacctgtaaaggttcccATTCCTCTGTGCCTTTACGACTATAAGTGcctccttttgaaactttaagtacAGAATTATACCTAGTAAATTTGCACCCAAGTGTCTCGAGTGCTCGAAGAGATATCAAACTCTTGCTCAGCTAAGGAACATGTCTCACCTCGCTCAAGATGTGCTCCatgtcatcaaacatcttaatgtgcATTGATCCAACACCAGCTACTTTACAGGCAATATAATTATCTATAAAGACATGGCTACCATTGCACTTAATGTAACtggtgaactaactccgatgagggGTCGTGTGGTATAAAGCCCCtatatccaaaatccattcttTGTCAAAGTATCTAGATCATGATGTAGTCATCATGTCACTACCATTCATCTCCTCACCGAATTACGCTATGTTGGCCTCCCTAGAAGAACCTTCTGAATTATCTTTTCTTGCCATAGGATTCTAACAATCCTTATTCATTTACCTGGACATCccataattccaacactttaacttgCTTTTTCCactgcccttggatttggacctagATCGAGAAGATCCACTATCCCATTCAGAATTTCGCCCCCTCATAACCAGTGCATGTcgccatttttctttttcattgctttcgactgaagggttgagataacggttTTAACGCTAATCGTCGATCTATCGGTACACAACGAGTCCTTGAAATACTCATACGAAGTCAGGAGAGAATTTAAAAGGATGGATGCATGATCCTCGTCTTTCATCATTTCTTTCACATCTAACAGTTTACAAATTAACTTGTTGAATTGACTTATGTGGGCCTCAACACCACACCCTCCACTATCTTTAGATTAAACAACTGAAGCTTCAAGTAAAAGCAATTGTCAAGAgatttctttgcatagatgtctTTTAATTTTGCTCATGTACTTGCtatagttttctctctcatgaaattaTAGAGGACATCATCTGTTAAGCACAATTAGATAGAGGTTCTCACTTTCTTATCCATATTGTTCCATTCATCATTCGTTATAGATTCCGGTCGATTTTCATGGAGAGCATTGTCCAATCCTTTTTTAACTAGGAGACTGATCATCTTAACCTtctatagttcaaaattatttttccaaaatatttttctacatcgaACTTAGGATTAGATGCCATTAATATGATGCGTTCAGATTCAATTTGCTTCCCAACGTTagatctaataccacttgttcgaaaactgcggaagcacacaaagttgaatcaagcaaagtactaccAATTGCATAACTAAGTCCAAGCACAAACAATctcaattttacatggaaaaactcttttggaaaaaaacacaacacaaagcgacaataatgcactatgaaagcaaaaattacaagagatagagattaccaatCTGAACAAGCCTCGAACCTACTCTTCAAGCCCAAGTTATATCCTTGAAACTCTTAGGAACAAATTTAAAAAACTTAGAATAACTCTCTACTCTCCCAAATACTAATTACACGCAATATATATAGCCCCATATagtatcacaatcgaaataggaaacaaatcttgCACTTGCGCAATTTTGCGCACGCACTCGATGTCACCTTCAATGagaattcgatggcatcgaacaccttcaatggcatcgagtaaAACACCAAATTATTCCAGTGATAAaacatgattttatttttttttccgatggcatcgaacatctcTTGATGGCAACGAGTGGTTTGTTGGTTGCATCGGCAGACCCTGTTGTttgcagatttaagacatcaacaacattgtctttataaaattttattgtGGGATTAAACTTACACCTCGGAAAGGCCAAAAAAAATAATAGAACATGACAAGCAATAAAACCCAACCTTTCATTCCGTATATAAAAGATCATTTATAATATGGGAAAAAACATGATCTTTAACACCCTCGAATAGCATCTTTTTCATTTAAAGTGCTTTACATGCAAGTACTTCACTCTAACCAATTAAGGACTTCATTTCCTCAAATGCTCCCATGCCAGAGAAAATGAAAAGCCGTCCAACTCATTTGTTGTAATTCTCAAGTCGAGTGGCCCCTTGCTACACTTCTTATAAGCGACTTTGAAGATGAAATGGTTCCAAACACTCCAAACAAGAATCCAATTCCAACGAGGACTCCATTGAGAGCAATGGCAGGCTTCGAGATTTGGTACCAACAAATCTTCATATAGAATGAACACGGTAAAATAATTGAAACCGCGATACTGACGAGTGAACCCGTGAGTGCAAGAACGTATTGGAAGTATGGGATCGAGAGAGCTAGACCTAGGATACCGATTAGGACGACGGACCCTATGGTACCTCTGATGATCATCCTCGTCGTCGAACTCATTGAAGATGGAAGGTTCTGCTCAAGTTGCATTGCGATCGGAGCAAACTCTAGGGCGTATTTGGTCATTGGCGTGAGTACGGTCGCCCATAGTGCAATCTTTGTAACAATGAGATGGCAAGGCATGCTGAGAGTGATTTGGGAGTTTACGGTAGGGCCAAACAGCTTAGCTCCCATGAAGGCCAGAGAAATGTAGAGTGCAGTTACCAGAGTAAAGCTAGTGATTGAGACCTGAAATTACATATGAAACAAGTTATCATGCCGAGAGTAAACATTAATTTCCGATTACAATAGGTTGCCATATTAGGTGGCCATGGGGGTGTTTGTGTTACACATTAAGTCCGACCCCATGGAAAGTTACATTGGAGTTGGACTCTGCGGGGCCCACCACTTGTGCATTACATCTAAACTATGCGTCAGGTGCATCTCTCCCCCAGTCAGACAGATCATCAATCGTGTGGGCCACTTCACTGGGAGCACGAGAGGGTGCACCAGATGGATGAGATGTTGTCACCGACATCATAGTTGGACTATCTGAGCTCGACTCTGTGAAATTATGCGGGAAAgtacgtgaggttgagcaccatcttcctcaatgggataactgttccgaatccacagaacttctgtGGACTCCTCAGAGAGTTCTTGAATTtataaggaaaagaacaagaaaatagataatgaattctataaaattcgaaattgatttaaaattcgaaattgattgatgaatgaaataaacgagttcacaaaccCTTAAacagggataccaagcaatggaagaaatttcagaatcaaactactactaaaactcctagaattcgcaacttactataaattgaaggttatgatgtctactagtgtgcaaggtttttggccaaaaatagtaatcatcctatttggctttaccatgttgttctcctaattattataagcactttttacgttgggcgcaactcctaaagcccaacggatgaagagttataatcaaactaaaacttactatttatagtaaaaatagaattaaaatagggaaacaatggttgatctgatggtatttcgcaaatctagCTTGTGCAACACGGCAtggcagggttgggtggctaaagtagctcgttctatcaCAAAATCacatattttacgtccgataactcatttcagtttgcgagatatgtttgttttaagttttgacagtttggatcatctctATCTCCAATcgagccttttctggtccatttTGGCAATGAAATTATCGGtcacccgctctacatcatgatGGGCATGAGGATGGGACTCCCAAAAATGACAATCTAATCCAACCTGTCACAGTTGGCTCTCAGAACTTGGCTCCATTGTGGGAGAACACCTATGAGGATGGGACGCCCAAAAAAAGTTAattcaatccaaccatcaagtgggccctgtcTAGCCCATGCATCAGGTGACCCAATCATATGATGAAGGGGTGCCCAGAAAATTAATTCAATCCcatgcttaggtgggccccaactctTGATTTATAGTTTTCTAGGGGTTTTTTCGTCGTTAATTACTTTCCATCGTGtttaccacctgatggttggatcgttTTGATTTTTGGGTTGTCTCATTTTCACGGTGGTGTATCCCTGTTGGATGGGTTCAATGCCAAGCACTACATGACCATTTTCGACAGTTTTGAACTATAACTGTGGTAAAACAGAttaatgggttagaaaacttcatccaaagcttttgggagccatacatttgtttcagaaactatggcccacctaactAGTGGATCAACCTGAATCTTGGGCTAGAGCATCAACATAGTGGTTCCTCTTTGCTGGGTGGATAGGATATCGTACTTATGCTGCCATGTTGGCATAAGTGGTGTGCACATGAACTTTATTCCACAGGCATCTGCGCTTGTGGAGCTTTCGTAACTAAGATGTCAAGGGAATTCATTTTTATCAGAAATATGCATCTATCTGTACACACAtacaaagatttgaaatgaaaagtaaataaataaaaataaaagtaaaagacAGCAAAGGGAATTTTACCTTAGTGAACTTAGAGGGATCTCTCATGGCTTTGTAGATATTTGGGAAAACAATGTGGCCAGCGTAACTGAAGATGTAGAGGCCAGATATTGCTGGAATATTATGAAGCCGTAGGACAGGTATTGTTTGGTTAGATTTAATGCCACTGAATATAGCCGTCCACCCTATTGTTGTGAAGATGAGAACAGACATAAGAATGCCTCCaaaggaaaggaaggagattgAGGAAAGGTCTCGTAGCCAAAGACTCGGCAAAGCTATTAAAACTGCTATCACCGTTAGAAGCTGAGATGTAGATAGGTGAGGCCATGGCATGCTTAGATGGGTGCCCAAAAATACAGTGCTGAGATTGTCACTCAATGAGATTGTGTAGGATACTAAAGCTAAGAAAATCTCCATGTATATGAAAGTTGATGCTATGATCCTTCCTTTTGTTCCAAATGCATGTTCACCAATGTCTGGGTAGTCCCTCGATTTTGCATTCTCTTGAAGACACTTTCCCATCACGTGGGATGTGTATGCACATATTATTCCAAGGCCCACCAGTAGGAAAGCTGAGGTCCACCCTCCATTCTCCAGAGCATAGGGAGTTGACAGCTGTCCAAGGCCTGCATCACATGGTTGGAAAGATTGATTTAGATTACGAGGCATCAATGGACAAGACAAAATGAAAAACGGCTGTCGGCCCACTTTTACATTTTCGGACTTGTGCGTCCAAACAGTTCCGAGTACAATTTGATAACATATCAGGAAAACGTTTATTCACCAAGAGCATATATCTACCACCATCCATTACTGTTGGGAATCTTAACATGCAATTCAGaatttgcttttgaaaatttgcatttagaaaaaaaaataataataataaataaattgaagATTCTTGTGGACCCCCCTTAGATGGTGGGAAATATGTGACAGCCGAATCTCTTAATATTCACCCTGGTAAAAGTTGGACCAGATTTTGAAGAGAATAAGTAAATATTAACCAATACACGGCCTGGATAGTActtgaattattagaaattagAAAGAGAAGTTGCTCGCATCAACTTGGACTAGGGTGGCAAATGGGTCAGGCCTTGGCCAAGGATAATCAAAATTTCATGGCAATCGGTCAGAACGGCCAGTCTCATTTTCCACCTAAACTACTGAGCTTAGCATCCTAGCTAGTTCATTCTCAACCATCTATATGTATAGAAATTTCTCAGAAGATTTTCAGATGTTGTTATGTTTCTTGggctataaataaaataaaataaatctggAAAGCAAAATAGTAACATTGGAATTAGAGGGCAATAAATAGGTGCGGAAAATAATTAAAAATCGAGAAGAATTGGGAAGATTACTCTCGTGATGATTGCTATTACCTTGCTTTTTAAAAGGATAATATTGCAatatttactctctttttttttttttttttcattttgtcaGAAAACGCTAAGGAACTATTGCAAATATTCCAAATCCACATCTCCATGCTTCAATTATGTGCACCCGCTGCAGTTGAACATTAATGTAAACTAAAGATGTAGCTATTTAATCTAGTGTTTCAGGAGCCAAACCAATAGTATTAAGATAGCGATTTTTTTTTACCTATCAGCATTCCAACCATGTTGATGACCGAGTGAGTAAACGAACTATTAGCCTTCGCATGGTGGCCACCACCATCTCTGGCGTTCATCACCCTCTTCAGATTATCAACATTGCCTTGGTCTTCACATGTACACAACTTACTCTCCTCCACACATGACCCACACTTTGACGATTCTAAGGCGAACCGACCCCCTTGCACTGACTCACTCACTACCTGATTCACATGCAGCGGCTTGCCAGGAGTGAAGCACCACAGCTTCTTGATTGCACCCCACTTGCCACCCGACATTTCAAACTTCGAAGTTAGCAGATACTGCAAGAGTCCTGCCCGCTAaccaaatctaaatctaaacACAGGACCGCCTTGCCGTCCCACTGATGGGTCGATCTTTTGGATGGTAAGTACATGAGAAGTTGTTGGCTATTTATAGGGGGAAGAGATGCAGGAATGTATAATACCATCCATAGATGTTAAGAATCTGATCAAATTGGCTGTGAAGTTGTCAAATTGAGAAAGTGAAACTTCGGTTACAAAACCAAGGAGAAGTGGGGTCACGTCGCATTTGCATGGTTGTGGGAGAATTTGGATTTACGTATACATTcccctttcttttctctctttttaataTAAAGCCGGATTCAATGCAAATGTTTGTAGGAAAGCGTAAGCTACAAATCAACGTGTATAGCCAACCATGATGTAATgacaacatccaatccgtccatctgtcaCACCCCATAGTGTTCTCTTTGGGCCCCAAACATCGGctcattcaaatttcaggtggccaCACAAGGTAAAATCAGGATTGAAATCTCTAAAATAATGTTTCTTGGCCGACCTAAGtgttggaatggcctgatttttgttggTGTCTATTCATCCTAGTTGgatgcatcttctgaatggattagatgatatATGAAaaacacggtgggcctcacatgcaatCTGGATGGCTTTTAATTACATGGACATCTCCATCCCAACTGGTCCTTGCGGTGAGGCCTTCTGGGTTTTGGATCAGCCAGATTTTGGATTTAAGGAGAAGATTAGCCGGACAAGTGATTGACGGATATCATTTCATTAAAATAGcatagtgagccccacaaatCAATTTTATACTAAGCTTATCCTAGAAACTATTTGTACTGGATCGCTTCTCAGATTGGCTTTTTTCCTTCCTTGTCCGTCGATGCTAAACTAACCACAGCAAACTACACTAGGCTCACAATTAGCAAACTTCAcctttgatccaaaccatccgatTTTGCAGGCCATACCTTTAGTGGGCCAAAACATGAACCAGTAAAATGTTTTTAAATCTCTGATCAATAACATGTTTTTAAAAAGTGAACATAGTTGTAAACCACGAGAAAAATGGCCAAAAGTTTTAGGCTGTGGCTCATTGAAGAAATGGatcattgattggatggtccggattgatgTGCATGTGTGCCGATCGGGTGATAGAGATGGTTTTCTCCATTCGGTTTCTTTGTGCATATTTAGCAAATGATCACAATCCTTCATCTAATGGTCAAATATGTCTGCGTAACAAAAGTCTTATTTaagggaaaatggtgaaattctCTCCTAACCATATCACAATACTTTCCAAAAAGGGTAGTCCAGTGGTTAAGGAATTTTTCTGCCCTATATGCACGGTTAGATGTGGGTCACATGCGAATCTGGAAAATGTGTGggacatctaatccgttcataaagTGGCCCCCTAGTTTAGATTACCTGGCACCAAAACTCTAGAGAGACCATTCATCAGGCAGCCCACCCTTTAGGCTGGCGCGTGTGCTTGTGAAACTAGTTTTGTCTATATCATGGGGTACAC containing:
- the LOC131240014 gene encoding amino acid transporter AVT1H, whose amino-acid sequence is MSGGKWGAIKKLWCFTPGKPLHVNQVVSESVQGGRFALESSKCGSCVEESKLCTCEDQGNVDNLKRVMNARDGGGHHAKANSSFTHSVINMVGMLIGLGQLSTPYALENGGWTSAFLLVGLGIICAYTSHVMGKCLQENAKSRDYPDIGEHAFGTKGRIIASTFIYMEIFLALVSYTISLSDNLSTVFLGTHLSMPWPHLSTSQLLTVIAVLIALPSLWLRDLSSISFLSFGGILMSVLIFTTIGWTAIFSGIKSNQTIPVLRLHNIPAISGLYIFSYAGHIVFPNIYKAMRDPSKFTKVSITSFTLVTALYISLAFMGAKLFGPTVNSQITLSMPCHLIVTKIALWATVLTPMTKYALEFAPIAMQLEQNLPSSMSSTTRMIIRGTIGSVVLIGILGLALSIPYFQYVLALTGSLVSIAVSIILPCSFYMKICWYQISKPAIALNGVLVGIGFLFGVFGTISSSKSLIRSVARGHST